From a region of the Lactuca sativa cultivar Salinas chromosome 4, Lsat_Salinas_v11, whole genome shotgun sequence genome:
- the LOC111908591 gene encoding telomere repeat-binding factor 5 codes for MGTPRKMWTLAEESALLAGVAKHGAGKWKTILTDEEFAPRLVNRSNVDLKDKWRNLSYHVPSSAWPAPESSSDNNYKESEPWYHDMILQALSSVENPDGHGIDINSIHSYIEQKSDKKLPEVFSIYLTTKLRRMATQGKIERNGNLYKIKHDVPVDHENNTDEQQEVNNNSEETEEDLASYAAYQVAVAEDAQRKAIEACKEVDRLQNLVEESMAMLKFAEEAYEIVLRDGFVLLRCDSYSVHESRSVSSNDDIPKED; via the exons ATGGGGACCCCAAGAAAGATGTGGACATTGGCGGAAGAATCGGCCCTCCTGGCTGGAGTAGCCAAGCACGGTGCTGGAAAATGGAAGACCATCCTCACCGATGAAGAATTTGCTCCTCGCCTAGTTAATCGATCCAATGTTGATCTCAAG GATAAATGGCGTAACCTTAGCTATCATGTGCCGAGCAGTGCTTGGCCAGCTCCCGAAAGCTCATCAGATAATAACTATAAGGAAAGTGAGCCTTG GTACCATGATATGATTCTTCAAGCACTTTCATCTGTGGAGAACCCGGATGGACATGGGATTGATATAAATTCAATTCATTCTTATATTGAG CAAAAGTCTGATAAAAAGTTGCCAGAAGTTTTTAGTATCTATTTGACAACAAAGCTCAGGAGAATGGCGACACAAGGGAAAATTGAGAGG AATGGTAATCTTTACAAGATCAAACATGATGTACCAGTGGATCATGAGAACAACACTGATGAGCAACAGGAAGTCAACAACAATTCTGAAGAAACAGAGGAAGATTTGGCATCGTATGCTGCCTATCAAGTTGCTGTGGCTGAAGACGCACAACGTAAAGCAATAGAAGCATGTAAAGAGGTAGATCGCTTGCAGAACCTTGTTGAAGAGAGTATGGCAATGCTAAAATTTGCTGAAGAGGCATATGAAATag TTTTAAGAGACGGGTTTGTTCTGCTTCGTTGTGATTCTTATAGTGTGCATGAGTCAAGAAGTGTTTCATCGAACGATGATATTCCGAAAGAGGATTAG